A window of the Cystobacter fuscus genome harbors these coding sequences:
- a CDS encoding SDR family oxidoreductase, with protein MSDALVIVITGATHGIGRAAAIELARRGAHLGLVARSETKAAQARADIQREAPGAVVDVFLADLSVLDDVRRVARQLDEHYGRIDVLVNNAGLHAFSQRVTGDGLPEMVAVNYVAPWLLTDLLRDKLIASAPCRIINVASDAHRQVRTLEPERDLRSTSAFSMAESFELYARSKLMDILFTQELALRLASTGVTVNSCCPGLNASGLGRESKLFNGLAGLLTRWGLLSPERGARIIVQLATDPEFKEVTGGFFSSTRRFRSQPPATLCRDAELQRRLWRATAELVARN; from the coding sequence ATGTCGGACGCTCTCGTGATCGTCATCACCGGTGCCACCCATGGCATTGGCCGTGCCGCCGCCATCGAACTGGCCCGGCGTGGCGCGCACCTGGGACTCGTCGCGCGCAGTGAGACCAAGGCGGCCCAGGCCCGGGCCGACATCCAACGCGAGGCTCCCGGTGCCGTGGTGGATGTCTTTCTCGCGGATCTCTCCGTGCTCGACGACGTGCGCCGTGTGGCCAGACAGCTCGATGAGCACTACGGCCGTATCGACGTGCTGGTGAACAATGCGGGCCTGCATGCCTTCTCCCAGCGGGTGACCGGGGACGGGCTGCCGGAGATGGTGGCCGTGAACTATGTCGCTCCGTGGCTGCTGACCGACCTGCTGCGCGACAAGCTGATCGCCTCGGCGCCGTGCCGCATCATCAACGTCGCATCCGATGCCCACCGGCAGGTTCGTACGCTCGAGCCGGAGCGGGATCTGCGCTCCACCAGCGCCTTCAGTATGGCGGAGTCGTTCGAACTCTATGCCCGCTCGAAGCTGATGGACATCCTGTTCACCCAGGAGCTGGCGCTTCGACTCGCCAGTACCGGGGTCACGGTCAATAGCTGTTGTCCCGGCCTCAACGCCAGCGGGCTCGGGCGGGAATCGAAGCTGTTCAACGGGCTGGCGGGTCTCCTCACCCGGTGGGGGTTGCTGAGTCCCGAGCGGGGCGCCCGCATCATCGTCCAGCTGGCGACCGACCCCGAGTTCAAGGAGGTGACGGGAGGGTTCTTCTCCTCCACGCGCCGCTTCCGCTCCCAGCCTCCGGCGACCCTGTGCCGTGACGCCGAGCTGCAACGACGTCTGTGGCGGGCCACCGCCGAGCTGGTCGCCAGGAACTGA
- a CDS encoding sigma 54-interacting transcriptional regulator has translation MTSSDRTRATPASRKEDGGTAEVPGVEDAQDLSVTRPYTHVPNAPDVPAVRRFLLTVVEGPGPGTVWDSVSDACSIGSHPSNDFTLDDPTVSRFHCEIRVGLRGARVKDLDSTNGVILDGVQVSEGYLRGGSLLRLGRAVVRFDYSPDNNRLPVSERTRFGSLVGVSVPMRMCFALLERAAARDVTVLLEGETGTGKSQAAQAIHQESARRDRPFLTVDCGAIPADLLESELFGHEKGSFTGAATRRIGAFEEAHGGTVFLDEIGEMPAELQPKLLRVLEAREIRRVGTNAYVPVDVRIIAATNRDLRAEVNAGRFRSDLFFRLAVLRVPLPPVRQRPEDLQLLVEQILLGLGAEPERTQALRSPGFISRLEQAAWPGNVRELRNYLERCLVFEDTLDLTDVAPQGSRAEVDPKVPYAEARRLALDDFERRYLRALLALHQGKVSQAAAGADMDRVYLYRLLRRHGIK, from the coding sequence ATGACTTCGTCCGATCGGACTCGAGCAACGCCTGCTTCGCGCAAGGAGGACGGGGGGACCGCGGAGGTGCCTGGGGTTGAGGACGCCCAGGACCTGAGCGTGACCCGGCCCTACACGCACGTGCCCAACGCGCCCGACGTGCCCGCCGTCCGCCGCTTCCTGCTCACCGTGGTGGAGGGGCCCGGGCCGGGGACCGTGTGGGACTCGGTGTCGGATGCGTGCTCCATCGGCTCGCACCCGAGCAACGACTTCACCCTGGATGACCCCACGGTGTCGCGCTTCCATTGTGAAATCCGCGTGGGCCTCCGAGGGGCGCGGGTGAAGGACCTGGACAGCACCAACGGCGTCATCCTGGATGGGGTGCAGGTGTCCGAGGGCTACCTGCGCGGGGGCAGCCTGCTGCGGCTGGGGCGCGCCGTGGTGCGCTTCGACTACAGCCCGGACAACAACCGGCTGCCGGTGTCCGAGCGCACGCGCTTCGGCTCGCTCGTGGGCGTGTCGGTGCCCATGCGCATGTGCTTCGCGCTGCTCGAGCGCGCGGCGGCCCGGGACGTGACGGTGCTGCTGGAGGGGGAGACGGGCACGGGCAAGAGCCAGGCGGCGCAGGCCATCCACCAGGAGAGTGCCCGCCGGGACAGGCCCTTCCTCACCGTGGATTGTGGCGCCATTCCGGCGGACCTGCTGGAGAGCGAGCTGTTCGGCCACGAGAAGGGCTCCTTCACGGGGGCGGCCACGCGGCGCATCGGCGCCTTCGAGGAGGCGCATGGGGGCACCGTCTTCCTCGACGAGATTGGCGAAATGCCCGCCGAGCTTCAGCCCAAGCTCCTGCGGGTGCTGGAGGCGCGGGAGATCCGCCGGGTGGGCACCAACGCCTACGTGCCCGTGGACGTGCGCATCATCGCCGCCACCAACCGGGACCTGCGCGCGGAGGTGAACGCGGGGCGCTTCCGCTCGGACCTGTTCTTCCGCCTGGCGGTGCTGCGCGTGCCGCTGCCGCCCGTGCGCCAGCGGCCCGAGGACTTGCAGTTGCTGGTGGAGCAGATCCTCCTGGGGCTGGGCGCGGAGCCGGAGCGGACCCAGGCGCTGCGCTCGCCCGGCTTCATCTCTCGGCTGGAGCAGGCGGCATGGCCGGGCAACGTGCGCGAGCTGCGCAACTACCTGGAGCGCTGCCTCGTCTTCGAGGACACGCTGGACCTCACGGACGTGGCCCCCCAGGGCAGCCGTGCCGAGGTGGACCCGAAGGTGCCGTACGCCGAGGCGCGGCGCCTGGCGCTGGACGACTTCGAGCGACGCTACCTGCGCGCGCTCCTGGCGCTGCACCAGGGCAAGGTGTCCCAGGCGGCCGCGGGCGCGGACATGGACCGGGTGTACCTCTACCGCCTGCTCCGGCGCCACGGCATCAAGTAG
- a CDS encoding type VI immunity family protein, with translation MFSMQYPRIRHFNERGELRASDALILCFYMRHPNERIAPAVVHALERFREKIRPYSFERFDVGEGQAPPLDEPSWGRIRQGALAPGPEEAVFFALEGKTNRADDLYVDYRGLDVVPLPWPDRKHDVSVLYIRLPTEYLEERGPTHVQTLALELAAELPFNSGYVDFALCTKPWYFSEVLPLIHPRFPGVHLASKSAVLRMDTWVEGVHWMNFLGQPVLGQLGGVAALKKALSLPGISLQEMSGDRVLITLGERPEPGDTQAGQTLPLHRALARLLEPHLHHWGVPATRLDAEQILRWERRFLE, from the coding sequence ATGTTCTCCATGCAATACCCTCGGATACGACACTTCAACGAACGCGGTGAATTGCGCGCAAGCGATGCCCTGATTCTTTGCTTCTACATGCGACACCCCAATGAAAGGATCGCACCGGCCGTCGTGCATGCCTTGGAACGATTTCGTGAAAAAATACGACCCTATTCCTTCGAACGGTTTGATGTTGGCGAAGGACAGGCCCCACCGCTCGATGAACCCTCGTGGGGGCGGATCCGCCAAGGAGCGCTCGCACCAGGACCCGAGGAGGCTGTTTTTTTTGCCCTGGAGGGAAAGACAAATAGAGCGGATGATCTCTACGTAGACTACCGAGGGCTGGACGTCGTCCCACTCCCCTGGCCCGATCGGAAGCATGATGTGAGCGTCTTGTACATCCGCCTGCCCACTGAATACCTGGAAGAGCGAGGCCCGACTCATGTGCAAACCCTGGCTCTCGAGCTGGCGGCGGAATTGCCCTTCAACTCCGGATATGTGGACTTCGCGCTCTGCACGAAACCGTGGTACTTCAGCGAGGTCCTTCCTCTCATCCACCCGCGCTTCCCCGGGGTCCATCTCGCCTCGAAAAGCGCGGTACTGCGCATGGATACCTGGGTGGAGGGAGTGCACTGGATGAACTTTCTCGGACAGCCCGTACTGGGCCAGCTCGGTGGTGTGGCCGCCCTGAAGAAGGCCTTGTCCCTTCCAGGCATCTCCCTCCAGGAGATGAGCGGAGACCGGGTGCTCATCACGTTGGGCGAACGGCCCGAACCGGGAGATACCCAGGCGGGCCAGACGCTTCCCCTGCACCGCGCCCTCGCCCGGCTGCTTGAGCCGCATCTGCATCATTGGGGGGTTCCCGCCACCCGGTTGGACGCGGAGCAGATACTGCGTTGGGAGCGCCGCTTCCTGGAATGA
- a CDS encoding MarR family winged helix-turn-helix transcriptional regulator, with the protein MTGLKRDRGDDDVREQLLASVGEQLGALLSAARTLTAASAAQVHPDLQPAAFHVVRWLHAFGPAHAGAIAEGVAMDKSAVSRLIRDLKEVGLLRAAPDPEDRRATILSLTPLGEKRMKKAFEQKGQVFLQRTAHWSTDELATFAELLRRFNTPPP; encoded by the coding sequence GTGACTGGCCTGAAGCGGGACCGTGGCGACGATGACGTTCGCGAACAACTCCTCGCCTCCGTGGGAGAGCAGCTCGGTGCGCTGCTCTCCGCCGCCAGGACCTTGACGGCCGCCTCGGCGGCTCAGGTCCATCCCGATCTCCAGCCCGCGGCGTTCCATGTCGTGCGGTGGCTCCATGCGTTCGGCCCGGCCCATGCGGGAGCGATCGCCGAGGGGGTGGCCATGGACAAGAGCGCCGTGAGCCGGCTGATCCGCGACCTCAAGGAGGTGGGCCTTCTTCGCGCGGCACCGGACCCGGAGGATCGCCGTGCGACGATCCTGTCCCTGACGCCCCTGGGGGAGAAGCGGATGAAGAAGGCCTTCGAGCAGAAGGGGCAGGTGTTCCTCCAGCGGACCGCGCACTGGAGCACCGACGAACTCGCGACCTTCGCCGAGCTCTTGCGGCGCTTCAACACGCCGCCTCCTTGA